In Drosophila pseudoobscura strain MV-25-SWS-2005 chromosome 4, UCI_Dpse_MV25, whole genome shotgun sequence, the following proteins share a genomic window:
- the LOC4816346 gene encoding seminal metalloprotease 1 — protein MSSAGLPNLLLAGQPSAKVFDKGLIYMAFMTARPKPFPGRDTTGRVAPSSTASVKACVCIPACSLTAPVGLLAFTASRDTDLIEKAMAAIASQTCVRFRRTRNAQEPQVVIQRKEAGCWSYVGFLGRQQQLLNLGERCMTSGTIQHEILHALGLFHTHCDPRRDQYVKIHPENLKPGYEHNFRLLGIGQDPQMTDFGLGYDYESLMHYGEYAFSRNGLPTIVPLRRGVRIGQAKGLSAKDVRKLNRMYCRGN, from the exons ATGTCTTCCGCTGGACTTCCAAATCTACTACTGGCCGGACAGCCTTCCGCAAAGGTGTTCGACAAGGGCTTAATCTATATGGCTTTTATGACGGCGCGACCAAAG CCCTTTCCTGGTCGGGATACTACTGGAAGGGTGGCACCCTCGTCTACAGCTTCGGTGAAGGCCTGTGTATGTATCCCAGCGTGTTCCCTGACAGCTCCTGTAGGACTCCTTGCTTTTACAGCTAGCCGGGACACCGATCTAATCGAAAAAGCCATGGCGGCGATAGCCTCCCAAACCTGTGTGCGATTTCGCAGGACTCGGAATGCCCAGGAGCCGCAGGTGGTCATACAGCGGAAGGAGGCCGGCTGCTGGTCGTACGTGGGCTTCctgggcaggcagcagcagctcctcaaCCTCGGCGAGCGGTGCATGACCAGCGGCACGATTCAGCACGAGATACTCCACGCCCTGGGGCTGTTCCACACGCACTGCGACCCGCGGCGCGATCAGTACGTGAAGATCCACCCGGAGAACCTGAAGCCCGGCTACGAGCACAACTTCCGACTGCTCGGGATCGGCCAGGACCCACAAATGACAGACTTTGGCCTGGGCTACGACTACGAAAGCCTCATGCACTACGGGGAGTACGCATTCTCCAGGAACGGCCTGCCGACGATAGTGCCGCTTCGGAGGGGCGTGCGGATTGGCCAGGCCAAGGGCCTGAGCGCAAAGGATGTGCGGAAGCTAAACCGCATGTACTGCAGAGGAAACTAA
- the LOC4816280 gene encoding seminal metalloprotease 1 encodes MKGLALAFLLLLAGSCLAAPAPRERTETDPELSAGYLEGDMVPSPGARNGLRNETYRWPDRIVYYYINRDIDTDHRNHILRGIRILEQNSCLVFKEATTDQEYYVNVTSEAGGCYSYVGHLNRVQQLNLQNYALDTGCFRLGTIVHEFLHALGFYHQQSTWDRDEYVRIAEENIIEGTENNFNKYDSDTVEDYGEPYDYASVLHYTAYAFSKNGEMTIVPLQEGAEEVMGQRLQMSQSDINKLNVMYKCPRQV; translated from the exons ATGAAGGGTCTGGCTCTAgcttttctgctgctcctggccgGCAGCTGCCTGGCTGCCCCGGCGCCCAGGGAGCGAACGGAAACCGATCCCGAGCTAAGCGCAGGCTATCTGGAGGGGGACATGGTGCCCAGTCCCGGGGCCAGGAACGGACTGCGCAACGAGACGTACCGCTGGCCCGATCGCATCGTCTACTACTACATCAATAGGGATATCG ATACCGATCATCGCAACCACATACTGCGCGGCATTCGGATCCTCGAGCAGAACTCCTGCCTGGTGTTCAAGGAGGCCACCACCGACCAGGAATACTACGTGAACGTCACCTCCGAGGCCGGTGGCTGCTACTCGTACGTGGGCCATCTGAACCGGGTCCAGCAGCTGAATCTGCAAAACTATGCCCTGGATACGGGCTGCTTCCGGCTCGGCACCATCGTGCACGAGTTCCTGCACGCCCTGGGCTTCTACCACCAGCAGAGCACTTGGGATCGCGACGAGTACGTGCGCATCGCCGAGGAGAACATTATCGAGGGCACGGAGAACAACTTCAACAAGTACGACAGCGACACCGTCGAGGACTACGGCGAGCCGTACGACTACGCCAGTGTCCTGCACTACACGGCCTATGCCTTCTCCAAGAACGGAGAGATGACCATCGTACCCCTGCAGGAGGGCGCCGAGGAGGTGATGGGACAGCGTCTGCAAATGTCCCAGTCGGATATCAACAAACTAAATGTCATGTACAAGTGCCCCAGACAGGTCTAA
- the LOC4816623 gene encoding seminal metalloprotease 1-like: MNTFALALTLLLAKISWSFYLGNWRADPELLPSRFQGDILRRPGKTNWWRNVITNESYHWPNRTVLYFIEEGTFDKPHLQYVERAMRIIENGSCVKFKKASRDDKYFVNITSHDTGCYCEIIGWRNDRIKVNLQLDSLDSGCFRMGSLKHELLHVLGFEHQHVAQDRDEYVQIMWENIHPDHEINFWNNETEIGWNNYGETYDYGSVMHYMENAFAKDASKPTIVALKKGASKMGQRRGMSKTDLRKLNKMYQCPGYETTEPTEEPDAENITSSAQYTSED, encoded by the exons ATGAACACGTTCGCCCTGGCGCTGactttgctgctggccaaaatCTCTTGGAGCTTCTACCTAGGGAACTGGCGAGCAGATCCCGAACTCCTGCCGAGTCGTTTCCAGGGCGACATCTTGAGGAGACCCGGAAAAACGAACTGGTGGAGAAATGTGATAACAAACGAAAGCTATCACTGGCCAAACCGCACTGTCCTGTACTTTATCGAAGAGGGAACATTTG ACAAACCCCACCTGCAGTATGTGGAGCGGGCAATGCGCATCATAGAGAACGGATCCTGCGTGAAATTCAAGAAAGCCTCCAGGgatgacaaatattttgtcAATATAACATCGCACGATACCGGCTGCTATTGCGAGATAATCGGCTGGAGAAACGATCGCATAAAGGTGAATCTGCAGCTGGATTCTTTGGACTCGGGCTGCTTTCGCATGGGCTCCCTCAAGCACGAGCTCCTGCATGTGCTGGGCTTCGAGCACCAGCACGTGGCCCAGGACCGCGACGAATACGTGCAGATCATGTGGGAAAACATACATCCGGACCATGAAATCAACTTCTGGAACAACGAGACCGAGATCGGCTGGAACAACTACGGCGAGACCTACGACTACGGCAGCGTGATGCACTACATGGAAAATGCCTTTGCCAAGGACGCATCGAAGCCGACGATTGTGGCCCTCAAGAAGGGGGCCTCCAAAATGGGTCAGCGCCGGGGAATGAGCAAAACAGATCTTCGCAAACTGAACAAAATGTACCAGTGTCCGGGCTACGAAACCACGGAGCCTACTGAAGAACCTGACGCGGAAAATATAACTTCAAGTGCTCAATATACCTCTGAAGACTAA
- the LOC4816506 gene encoding seminal metalloprotease 1, with product MSRLGLIVVLLVSVRLGQGKPLPLPAGVYDPEEAGGFAGGDMVLTEEQQADLLHGPKARNGLVNTARRWPNNVVVYKISEDFDATHREAILKGIETLEENSCVKFREATDQDTAYLTITANVGGCYTDVGYRAEPQEMNLEIYPIGQGCFRPGTILHEFMHALGFYHEQSSALRDDYVDVVYDNIVPGKEFNFQKYSESLVTDFDVGYDYDSCLHYRPGAFSINGEDTIVPLDPGAVIGQRLGLSPKDIDKINIMYKCPILL from the coding sequence ATGTCGAGGCTTGGCCTAATCGTAGTGCTACTTGTGTCCGTGAGGCTTGGCCAGGGCAAGCCATTGCCCCTGCCGGCTGGAGTGTACGATCCGGAGGAGGCAGGTGGTTTCGCCGGCGGAGATATGGTGCTGACGGAGGAGCAGCAAGCGGACCTGCTGCATGGACCCAAGGCACGCAATGGCCTCGTGAATACGGCCCGGAGGTGGCCCAACAATGTGGTGGTCTACAAAATATCAGAGGACTTTGATGCCACCCACAGGGAGGCGATACTGAAGGGCATCGAGACCCTGGAGGAGAACTCCTGCGTGAAGTTCAGGGAGGCCACCGACCAGGACACGGCCTACCTCACGATAACCGCCAATGTGGGAGGCTGCTACACGGATGTGGGCTATCGCGCCGAACCGCAGGAAATGAACCTGGAGATCTACCCGATCGGGCAGGGCTGCTTCCGGCCCGGCACCATCCTGCACGAGTTCATGCACGCCCTGGGCTTCTACCACGAGCAGAGCTCGGCGCTGCGCGACGACTACGTGGACGTGGTCTACGACAACATCGTGCCCGGCAAGGAGTTCAACTTCCAGAAGTACTCCGAGTCGCTGGTTACCGACTTCGACGTGGGCTACGACTACGACAGCTGCCTGCACTACCGGCCCGGCGCCTTCTCCATCAACGGCGAGGACACCATCGTGCCGCTGGACCCCGGCGCCGTGATAGGCCAGCGCCTGGGCCTGAGCCCCAAGGATATTGACAAGATCAACATCATGTACAAGTGCCCCATTCTGCTGTGA
- the LOC4816542 gene encoding seminal metalloprotease 1, whose translation MHGPLILSLVLLLSRSIRGAPVERLETDPELTGGYIEGDMVPDGAQRNIWRNETYRWPNRIVYYHINSYIDQEHRNQIVRAIQKIESVSCLTFREASTDQKYYVNVTSEEGGCYSYIGHLDRVQQLNLQPYEVGTGCFRLYTIVHEFLHALGFFHQQSAANRDEYVRIVEENITEGMEFNFDKYSAEMVNDFDAEYDYGSVMHYGPLAFSKNNESTIVPLQEGMQEVIGQRLQLSQTDIDKLNAMYRCPK comes from the exons ATGCACGGCCCACTAATACTTTccctggtgctgttgctgtccaGGAGCATTCGAGGGGCACCCGTAGAGCGCCTGGAGACAGATCCCGAGCTGACGGGCGGCTACATTGAGGGGGATATGGTGCCAGACGGGGCGCAGAGGAACATTTGGCGGAATGAAACCTACCGCTGGCCCAATCGCATTGTCTACTACCACATCAATAGCTACATTG ATCAAGAGCATCGGAACCAGATTGTGAGGGCCATACAGAAGATCGAGTCCGTCTCCTGCCTCACCTTCCGGGAGGCCAGCACCGACCAGAAGTACTACGTGAACGTGACGTCGGAAGAGGGCGGCTGCTACTCGTACATTGGCCACCTCGATCGCGTCCAGCAGCTGAATCTGCAGCCCTACGAAGTGGGCACCGGCTGCTTCCGGCTCTACACCATCGTGCACGAGTTCCTGCACGCCCTGGGCTTCTTCCACCAGCAGAGCGCCGCCAACCGGGACGAGTACGTGCGGATCGTCGAGGAGAACATCACCGAGGGCATGGAGTTCAACTTCGATAAGTATAGCGCGGAGATGGTCAACGACTTCGACGCGGAGTACGACTACGGCAGCGTCATGCACTACGGCCCTCTGGCCTTCTCCAAGAACAACGAGAGCACCATAGTGCCGCTGCAGGAGGGCATGCAAGAGGTCATAGGCCAGCGCCTGCAGCTGAGCCAGACGGACATCGATAAGCTGAACGCCATGTACAGGTGTCCCAAATGA